One window from the genome of Kluyveromyces marxianus DMKU3-1042 DNA, complete genome, chromosome 3 encodes:
- the FAR7 gene encoding Far7p, which yields MENSKDSGSQPVLFMGTQTENLEYMYKLVHELSNQLQENKKLRDSILEDMDTLAKRANRGSTEISADINVAQQFIDQRTIASRPANGGGGGGGEDDIDIDIDNANNPTSESYSTLEHVTRQNKQLKEILSRQQGRNTIALGVLREHDENLQRSVTLLRDEIHMYHMTIIKWYRDLANKTLFEAEDAQFRSYLDSISDLQQLLDLSRVYRALLQLHP from the coding sequence ATGGAGAACAGTAAGGATTCCGGGTCACAGCCGGTTCTATTCATGGGCACCCAAACGGAAAATTTGGAGTATATGTATAAGCTTGTTCATGAGCTATCGAATCAACTAcaggaaaacaaaaaactaCGCGATTCCATACTTGAAGATATGGACACACTTGCGAAACGAGCAAACAGAGGATCCACAGAAATATCAGCGGACATAAATGTCGCCCAGCAGTTCATTGACCAGCGTACAATTGCGAGCAGGCCCGCCAACGgcggtggtggtggtggcGGCGAGGACGACATCGACATCGACATCGACAACGCCAATAATCCTACCAGCGAGTCGTATAGTACACTAGAGCACGTGACCagacaaaacaaacaactcAAAGAGATTCTGAGCCGCCAACAGGGACGCAACACAATTGCGCTTGGCGTCCTGCGCGAACACGACGAAAATCTTCAGAGAAGCGTCACACTGCTGCGAGACGAAATACATATGTATCACATGACCATAATAAAGTGGTACAGAGATCTTGCCAACAAGACTTTATTCGAGGCGGAAGACGCCCAGTTCAGAAGTTACCTGGACTCCATATCGGACTTACAGCAGCTTCTAGACCTCAGTAGAGTCTACAGAGCATTGTTGCAACTACACCCGtaa